One Granulicella sp. 5B5 DNA window includes the following coding sequences:
- the shc gene encoding squalene--hopene cyclase, translated as MSTQPYNSQAATSEAAKQPRFGRLDLALDKVIDGIHRSASWLLSQQHEDGYWCGELEADSMLEADYIFVHTLLGTGDKGRLERCANEILRHQNADGGWSLHPGGPSNVNYGVKCYLALKLMGWKADHPVLVRARENVLSLGGVVACNTFTKIYLCTLGQYDYDAVPAVPPEMLLFPNWFYFNIYEISAWSRSILVPLSVIYAKKPFKKLPPEQSIDELFVGGRANSDLHLRWDRKHIFSWRNFFLFTDRVAHLAERVHLRPLRKKALKKAERWMLDHFERSDGLGAIYPAMLNALVALVYLGYSKDDPQFIRALDEFEKLGIDCPEGTPDYPTPTFRMQPCFSPVWDTAQVLSTLGEIGLSRSDTRLVKAADWLLSKEIRYKGDWAHNVKNVDASCWCFFFNNDHQPDVDDTGEVLLALKSVDNPRERYQHEVTQRAVEWVFAMQCRNGGWASFDKDNTKKMFESIPFADHNAMIDPPTVDITGRILEMLASYGYTSRDKRVEKAIQFILDEQESDGSWFGRWGVNYLYGTFLVLRGLQAMEYSHLEPAVQQAAEWIRMVQNADGGWGETCGTYDDPNKRGEGPSTPSQTAWALLGLLAANDTRSDSVAKGIRWLIERQHADGSWDELMPGRNGESYYTGTGFPRVFYLGYHLYKQYFPLLALTTYRKAMERGEDAV; from the coding sequence ATGAGCACACAACCTTACAACTCGCAGGCAGCCACCTCAGAAGCTGCCAAGCAACCTCGTTTTGGCCGGCTCGATCTCGCGCTCGACAAGGTCATCGACGGTATCCATCGCTCCGCTAGCTGGCTCCTCTCGCAACAGCATGAGGACGGCTACTGGTGTGGCGAGCTGGAAGCCGACTCGATGCTCGAGGCCGACTACATCTTCGTCCATACTCTGCTCGGAACTGGCGACAAAGGCCGCCTTGAGCGATGCGCCAACGAGATCCTTCGCCACCAGAACGCCGACGGCGGCTGGAGCCTCCACCCCGGCGGACCGTCCAATGTGAACTACGGCGTCAAGTGCTACCTCGCCCTCAAGCTGATGGGCTGGAAGGCGGACCACCCGGTCCTCGTCCGCGCCCGCGAGAACGTCCTCTCGCTCGGCGGCGTCGTCGCCTGCAACACCTTCACCAAGATCTATCTCTGCACTCTCGGCCAGTATGACTACGACGCCGTCCCGGCCGTCCCGCCGGAGATGCTGCTCTTTCCCAACTGGTTCTACTTCAACATCTACGAGATCAGCGCCTGGTCGCGCTCCATCCTCGTCCCGCTCTCGGTCATCTACGCGAAGAAGCCCTTCAAGAAGCTGCCTCCGGAGCAGTCCATCGACGAGCTCTTCGTCGGCGGCCGCGCCAACTCCGATCTTCATCTGCGCTGGGACCGCAAGCACATCTTCTCGTGGCGCAACTTCTTCCTCTTCACCGACCGCGTCGCTCACCTCGCCGAGCGTGTCCACCTCCGCCCGTTGCGCAAGAAGGCCCTCAAGAAGGCCGAGCGCTGGATGCTGGACCACTTCGAGCGCTCCGACGGTCTCGGGGCCATCTATCCGGCCATGCTCAACGCGCTCGTCGCGCTGGTCTACCTCGGCTACTCCAAGGACGACCCGCAGTTCATCCGCGCGCTCGATGAGTTCGAGAAGCTCGGCATCGACTGCCCCGAAGGCACGCCGGATTACCCGACGCCCACCTTCCGCATGCAGCCCTGCTTCTCGCCCGTGTGGGACACCGCCCAGGTGCTCTCCACCCTCGGCGAGATCGGTCTCTCCCGCAGCGATACGCGCCTCGTCAAAGCCGCTGACTGGCTGCTCTCCAAGGAGATCCGTTACAAGGGCGACTGGGCGCACAACGTCAAGAACGTCGACGCCAGCTGCTGGTGCTTCTTCTTCAACAACGATCACCAGCCCGATGTCGATGACACCGGCGAGGTGTTGCTCGCGCTGAAGTCCGTCGATAACCCCCGCGAGCGCTATCAGCACGAGGTCACACAGCGTGCCGTCGAGTGGGTCTTCGCCATGCAGTGCAGGAACGGCGGGTGGGCCTCCTTCGACAAGGACAACACCAAGAAGATGTTCGAGTCGATCCCCTTCGCCGACCACAACGCGATGATCGATCCGCCCACGGTGGACATCACCGGCCGCATCCTCGAGATGCTCGCCAGCTACGGCTACACGAGCCGCGATAAGCGCGTCGAGAAGGCCATCCAGTTCATCCTCGACGAGCAGGAGTCCGATGGCTCATGGTTCGGCCGCTGGGGCGTCAACTACCTCTACGGCACCTTCCTTGTCCTGCGCGGCCTGCAGGCCATGGAGTATAGCCACCTTGAGCCCGCCGTCCAACAGGCAGCGGAGTGGATTCGCATGGTGCAGAACGCCGACGGCGGCTGGGGCGAAACCTGCGGCACCTACGACGACCCCAACAAGCGCGGCGAAGGCCCTTCGACCCCCTCGCAGACTGCCTGGGCGTTGCTTGGCCTGCTCGCAGCCAACGACACCCGCTCCGACTCCGTCGCCAAGGGCATCCGCTGGCTCATCGAGCGCCAGCACGCCGACGGCAGCTGGGATGAGCTGATGCCCGGCCGCAATGGCGAGAGCTACTACACCGGCACCGGCTTCCCACGTGTCTTCTATCTCGGGTATCACCTCTACAAGCAGTACTTCCCACTGCTTGCACTGACTACGTATCGCAAGGCAATGGAGCGCGGCGAAGACGCAGTCTAG
- the hpnA gene encoding hopanoid-associated sugar epimerase, which produces MKLFITGATGFVGAHVARLAAQQGATLRLLSRSTSNRNNLPTNADVVTGDLRNPATFASSLQGCDALIHVAADYRLWVPDPAEMYKANVEGTRQLLRLAREAGCPRVVYTSSVATMGFKYDGTIVDENTPVSEADMIGHYKRSKWLAEQVAIDAARSGQHVIILNPTTPIGALDTKPTPTGRIVVDFLNKNFPAYVDTGLNLVDVEEIARIHLVALEHGAPALTMQDRYILGGENLTLKQILDRLAAITGLPSPTMKVPHAVAMAFAFFDETITGKLRAKEPRATVEAVRMGRKMMFASSAKAERELGLRVMSVDNALRAACAWFIANGYAPAPPKFIS; this is translated from the coding sequence ATGAAGCTCTTCATCACCGGCGCCACGGGCTTCGTCGGCGCGCACGTCGCCCGTCTCGCCGCACAGCAGGGAGCCACGCTCCGTCTGCTCTCGCGCAGCACCTCTAACCGCAACAACCTTCCCACCAACGCCGACGTCGTCACCGGCGACCTCCGCAATCCTGCCACCTTCGCCTCATCCCTGCAAGGCTGCGACGCCCTTATCCACGTTGCCGCCGACTACCGCCTCTGGGTCCCGGACCCCGCCGAGATGTACAAGGCCAACGTCGAAGGCACCCGCCAGTTGCTGCGCCTCGCTCGCGAAGCCGGCTGTCCGCGCGTCGTCTACACCTCGTCGGTCGCGACGATGGGCTTCAAGTACGACGGCACCATCGTCGACGAGAACACGCCCGTCTCCGAAGCCGACATGATTGGCCACTACAAACGCTCCAAGTGGCTCGCCGAGCAGGTAGCCATCGACGCCGCACGCAGCGGCCAGCACGTCATCATCCTCAATCCCACTACGCCCATCGGCGCACTCGATACCAAGCCCACGCCTACCGGCCGCATCGTCGTCGACTTCCTCAATAAAAACTTCCCCGCCTACGTCGATACCGGCCTCAACCTCGTCGATGTCGAAGAGATCGCACGGATACACCTCGTCGCACTCGAACACGGTGCCCCAGCACTTACGATGCAGGACCGCTACATCCTCGGTGGCGAAAACCTCACGCTCAAGCAGATCCTCGACCGCCTCGCCGCCATCACCGGCCTGCCGTCACCAACGATGAAGGTCCCACACGCTGTCGCGATGGCCTTCGCCTTCTTCGATGAGACAATCACCGGCAAGCTCCGCGCCAAAGAACCACGCGCCACCGTCGAAGCCGTCCGCATGGGCCGCAAGATGATGTTCGCCAGCAGCGCAAAGGCCGAACGAGAACTCGGCCTCCGCGTCATGAGCGTCGACAACGCGCTACGCGCTGCCTGCGCCTGGTTCATCGCCAACGGCTACGCGCCCGCCCCGCCAAAATTCATCAGCTAA
- a CDS encoding glucoamylase family protein: MLRRKFLQIAAGAAALQAVPAVAWSPAHGLRADDDAFLDEMERRGCLYFVEQAGPRNGQVLDRAMAASDGKLDPRKMASIAATGFGLSALCIADKRGYMPHAQLLEQVQRTLRFHADRLYNNRGFFYHFNDIDTGARVAKNEVSSIDTALLLCGVLTARAHFSDSAEVHHLATKIYERVDWPWMLNGGKTFSMGWHPESGFLSARWNHYCELMMIYLLALGSPTHPIDASCWDAWDRQRMSYAGFNYIGGNDPLFVHQYSHAWFDFRGKRDKFANYFENSATATRAHEFFCVNQGPPYSRDYWGISASDSQHGYTAWGGPSTTGGSFGGVDGSVVPNATAGSLPFLPKDCLRVLRLLKQNYGAQAWGRYGFCDAFHPQAKWYDPDVLGIDLGIGVLMAENLRSSFVWETFAKNPEVGLAMQRAGFHAG, translated from the coding sequence GTGCTACGACGGAAGTTTTTGCAGATAGCGGCAGGAGCGGCTGCGTTGCAGGCTGTTCCCGCTGTGGCGTGGTCTCCTGCGCATGGGTTACGCGCAGACGATGATGCGTTTCTGGACGAGATGGAACGCCGCGGGTGCCTGTACTTTGTGGAGCAGGCAGGGCCTCGGAACGGCCAGGTGCTGGACCGCGCCATGGCTGCGAGCGATGGCAAGCTCGATCCGCGGAAGATGGCGAGCATTGCAGCGACGGGCTTTGGATTGAGCGCACTGTGCATCGCGGACAAGCGCGGGTATATGCCCCATGCGCAACTGCTGGAACAGGTGCAACGAACGCTGCGGTTCCATGCGGACAGGCTGTATAACAATCGCGGGTTCTTCTACCACTTCAACGACATTGACACCGGTGCGCGGGTTGCGAAGAACGAGGTATCGTCGATTGATACGGCGCTGCTACTGTGCGGGGTGCTGACGGCGCGGGCGCACTTCAGTGACAGTGCTGAGGTGCACCACCTGGCGACGAAGATCTATGAGCGCGTGGACTGGCCGTGGATGCTGAATGGCGGCAAGACGTTTTCGATGGGCTGGCACCCGGAGAGCGGTTTTTTGAGCGCGCGTTGGAACCACTACTGCGAGCTGATGATGATTTATCTGTTGGCGCTGGGTTCGCCGACGCACCCGATAGACGCGAGCTGCTGGGACGCGTGGGACAGGCAACGGATGAGCTATGCAGGATTCAACTATATCGGCGGCAACGATCCGCTGTTTGTGCATCAGTACAGCCATGCGTGGTTCGATTTTCGAGGGAAGCGCGACAAGTTTGCGAACTACTTTGAGAACTCGGCGACGGCGACGCGGGCACATGAGTTTTTCTGCGTTAACCAGGGGCCGCCGTATTCGCGCGACTACTGGGGGATCAGCGCGTCGGACTCGCAGCATGGATACACGGCGTGGGGTGGGCCTTCGACGACGGGCGGCAGCTTTGGTGGCGTGGATGGTTCGGTGGTGCCGAATGCAACGGCAGGGTCACTTCCCTTTCTGCCGAAGGATTGTTTGCGCGTGCTTCGCTTGTTGAAGCAGAACTACGGTGCACAGGCGTGGGGACGATATGGGTTCTGCGATGCGTTCCATCCGCAGGCGAAGTGGTATGACCCGGATGTGCTGGGGATCGATCTCGGCATCGGCGTGCTGATGGCGGAGAACCTGCGCAGCAGTTTCGTTTGGGAGACGTTTGCGAAGAACCCCGAGGTTGGGCTTGCGATGCAGCGCGCGGGGTTCCACGCAGGCTGA
- a CDS encoding glycosyl hydrolase family 39: MACAQETVTVDAAAKTTPFPHFWEQTFGSGRAILELRDDYRKDLRTVKAATGFQSIRFHGIFNDEVGLYDPDRKTKNPGLAAQAANDASVYNFTYVDQIYDSLLENGVQPFVEMSFMPKKMAADPNMLHPFWYHPDVSPPKDYAAWDAMIKAFAQHLIDRYGMDEVAKWKFEVWNEPNLDFWGGRPNQPTYFELYDHTARALKSVSPRIQVGGPATAQAAWVTPFLAHVKAENVPVDFVSTHVYANDRAQDVFHTDENIPRDVMVYRSVKKVHEEIEHSAYPHLPLIFSEYNASYANEPNVTDSTYMGPWLANNIRLCDGLTESMSYWSFSDVFEEQGVPRTPFYGGFGLIATDHIEKPVFHVFEILHRLGDERIKVESDSALATKSPDGKVEVALWDYAPPTGTGANYTMPSGPAGPVKVFDLHVEHVAENAPVEVLRVDDDHGNVLKAFDAMGRPQGSLTHEQVMKLRAAAAMAPPEHLRLDHGKLQVTVPAHGLAVLIVGR; the protein is encoded by the coding sequence GTGGCCTGTGCGCAGGAGACCGTAACTGTAGATGCCGCCGCCAAGACAACGCCCTTCCCGCATTTCTGGGAACAGACGTTTGGCTCAGGGCGCGCGATCCTGGAGTTGCGGGATGACTATCGCAAGGACCTGCGCACGGTGAAGGCAGCGACGGGGTTTCAGTCGATACGGTTTCATGGGATCTTCAACGATGAGGTTGGCCTGTATGACCCCGACCGCAAAACCAAGAACCCTGGACTGGCGGCGCAGGCGGCCAACGATGCATCTGTCTATAACTTCACGTATGTCGATCAGATCTATGACAGCCTGCTGGAGAATGGTGTGCAGCCGTTTGTCGAGATGAGTTTTATGCCGAAGAAGATGGCGGCCGATCCGAACATGCTGCATCCGTTCTGGTATCACCCGGATGTGTCGCCGCCGAAGGACTATGCGGCATGGGATGCAATGATCAAGGCGTTCGCACAGCACCTGATCGATCGTTATGGCATGGATGAGGTGGCCAAGTGGAAGTTCGAGGTGTGGAATGAACCGAACCTGGACTTCTGGGGTGGGCGGCCTAATCAGCCGACGTACTTTGAGTTGTATGACCACACGGCGCGGGCTTTGAAGTCGGTGTCGCCGCGCATACAGGTGGGTGGGCCGGCGACGGCGCAGGCGGCCTGGGTGACGCCGTTCCTTGCGCACGTGAAAGCAGAGAACGTGCCAGTAGATTTTGTGTCGACGCATGTGTACGCGAACGATCGCGCGCAGGATGTGTTTCATACCGACGAGAACATTCCGCGCGATGTGATGGTGTACCGGTCGGTGAAGAAGGTGCATGAAGAGATCGAGCACTCGGCGTATCCGCATCTTCCGCTGATCTTCTCGGAGTACAACGCGAGCTATGCGAATGAGCCGAACGTGACGGACTCGACCTACATGGGGCCTTGGCTGGCGAACAACATTCGGCTGTGCGATGGACTGACGGAGAGCATGAGTTATTGGTCGTTCTCTGATGTGTTCGAAGAGCAGGGCGTGCCGCGGACGCCGTTCTATGGCGGCTTCGGTTTGATAGCGACGGACCACATTGAGAAACCGGTGTTCCATGTCTTCGAGATTCTGCATCGGCTGGGAGATGAGCGGATCAAGGTGGAGTCGGACTCTGCACTGGCGACGAAGTCTCCCGATGGCAAGGTTGAAGTGGCGTTGTGGGACTATGCTCCGCCGACTGGGACAGGTGCGAACTACACGATGCCTAGCGGGCCGGCGGGGCCTGTGAAGGTGTTCGATTTGCATGTGGAGCATGTCGCGGAGAATGCTCCGGTTGAAGTGCTGCGCGTGGATGACGACCATGGCAATGTGCTGAAGGCTTTCGACGCGATGGGGAGACCCCAGGGCAGCCTGACGCATGAGCAGGTGATGAAACTACGCGCGGCGGCGGCGATGGCTCCTCCTGAGCATCTGCGGCTGGACCATGGCAAACTGCAAGTGACGGTTCCGGCGCATGGGCTGGCCGTGCTGATCGTCGGGAGGTAG
- the hpnH gene encoding adenosyl-hopene transferase HpnH, whose amino-acid sequence MAVPVSQAFTVATYVLKQKLSGRKRYPLVLMLEPLFRCNLACAGCGKIQYPAHILKAQLTPEQCFKAVEECGAPMVSIPGGEPLLHPQMPEIVAGLVARKKYVYMCTNALLLKEKLHLYTPSKYLSFSVHVDGEREHHDFAVCREGGHDIAMEGIRAAVAAGFRVTTNTTLFDGADPNSVRRHFDQLMAAGVESMMVSPGYTYDKAPDQNHFLGKAKSRRLFRAILSNRKKSWEFNTHPLFSEYLMGKQNFECTPWGMPTYSIFGWQKPCYLLQDGYADTFDEMLEATKWEEYGAKSGNPRCANCMVHSGHEASAVDYNFGSLKGFIETAKKYMFPSLYPDADAQKILNEWQPEGHSPLVQIGNAPTPVIVTTSVDTNVGSIAGD is encoded by the coding sequence ATGGCTGTACCTGTCTCACAAGCATTCACCGTAGCCACCTACGTCCTGAAGCAGAAGCTTTCAGGCCGCAAGCGCTATCCCCTGGTGCTCATGTTGGAGCCGCTCTTCCGCTGCAACCTGGCTTGCGCCGGCTGCGGCAAGATCCAGTACCCGGCCCACATCCTGAAGGCGCAGCTCACGCCGGAGCAGTGCTTCAAGGCGGTCGAAGAGTGCGGCGCCCCGATGGTCTCCATCCCCGGCGGTGAACCCCTGCTGCACCCGCAGATGCCGGAGATCGTCGCCGGCCTGGTTGCACGCAAAAAGTATGTGTACATGTGCACCAACGCGCTCCTGCTCAAGGAGAAGCTGCACCTCTACACCCCGTCGAAGTACCTCAGCTTCTCCGTGCACGTCGATGGCGAGCGCGAGCACCACGACTTCGCCGTCTGCCGCGAGGGAGGCCACGACATCGCGATGGAGGGCATCCGCGCCGCCGTCGCCGCGGGCTTCCGCGTCACCACCAACACCACGCTCTTCGATGGCGCCGATCCCAACTCCGTCCGTCGCCACTTCGACCAGCTCATGGCTGCTGGCGTCGAGAGCATGATGGTTTCGCCCGGCTATACCTACGACAAGGCTCCCGATCAGAACCACTTCCTCGGCAAGGCCAAGTCGCGCCGCCTCTTCCGCGCCATCCTCTCCAACCGCAAGAAGAGCTGGGAGTTCAACACCCACCCGCTCTTCTCCGAGTACCTGATGGGCAAGCAGAACTTCGAGTGCACCCCCTGGGGTATGCCCACTTACTCCATCTTCGGCTGGCAGAAGCCCTGCTACCTCCTGCAGGACGGCTACGCCGACACCTTCGACGAGATGCTCGAGGCCACCAAATGGGAAGAGTACGGCGCCAAGAGCGGCAACCCGCGCTGTGCCAACTGCATGGTCCACTCCGGCCATGAGGCTTCGGCCGTTGACTACAACTTCGGCTCGCTCAAAGGCTTTATCGAGACTGCGAAGAAGTATATGTTCCCCTCGCTCTACCCCGACGCCGACGCGCAGAAGATCTTGAACGAGTGGCAGCCTGAGGGCCACTCGCCGCTCGTGCAGATCGGCAATGCGCCCACGCCGGTCATCGTCACCACCTCTGTAGACACCAACGTCGGAAGCATCGCAGGAGACTAA
- a CDS encoding 4-hydroxy-3-methylbut-2-enyl diphosphate reductase — MSFQTSDPVAASAAVNQNDNKRVLLLKPRGFCAGVVRAIDIVQIALDTFGAPIYVRKEIVHNSYVVNDLAQKGAIFVNELDEVPSGARVIYSAHGVSPAVRDRAKERGLKVVDATCPLVTKVHVEAIKFAKQGYSLVLVGHRDHEEVEGTQGEAPDVTQVVSTVQEVEALVVPDPNKVAYLTQTTLSLDEARYMIEALKKKFPNIVGPHAQDICYATENRQTAVKNVAHGADLVLVVGSRNSSNSNRLVEVSKNLDTNSYLIDKAEDIQPIWLEGVSTVAITAGASAPEILVQEVVAYLQSKGYGSVEEVEVMPENVRFGLPPEIVSAIAAAPRPAANA, encoded by the coding sequence GTGAGCTTTCAGACTTCAGATCCCGTAGCCGCATCCGCCGCCGTTAATCAGAATGACAACAAGCGCGTCCTGCTGCTGAAGCCCCGCGGCTTCTGCGCTGGCGTCGTTCGCGCGATTGACATCGTGCAGATTGCGCTGGACACCTTCGGCGCGCCCATCTACGTCCGTAAGGAGATCGTCCACAACAGCTACGTCGTCAACGATCTGGCCCAGAAGGGCGCCATCTTCGTCAACGAGCTGGACGAGGTTCCCTCCGGTGCCCGCGTCATCTACTCCGCTCACGGTGTCTCCCCGGCGGTTCGCGATCGCGCCAAGGAGCGTGGCCTCAAGGTCGTCGACGCCACCTGCCCGCTCGTGACCAAGGTGCACGTCGAAGCCATCAAGTTCGCCAAGCAGGGCTACTCGCTCGTGCTGGTTGGGCACCGCGACCACGAAGAGGTCGAGGGTACGCAGGGCGAAGCTCCGGATGTGACCCAGGTCGTCTCCACAGTTCAGGAGGTCGAGGCGCTGGTCGTTCCCGATCCCAACAAGGTCGCCTATCTCACTCAAACCACGCTCTCGCTCGACGAAGCGCGGTACATGATCGAGGCGCTCAAGAAGAAGTTCCCCAACATCGTCGGACCCCACGCGCAGGATATCTGCTACGCCACCGAGAACCGCCAGACTGCGGTCAAGAACGTCGCCCACGGTGCCGACCTCGTTCTCGTCGTCGGCTCCCGCAACAGCTCCAACTCCAACCGTCTCGTCGAGGTCTCCAAGAACCTCGACACCAACTCCTATCTCATCGACAAGGCCGAAGACATCCAGCCCATCTGGCTGGAGGGTGTCTCGACCGTCGCTATTACCGCCGGCGCCTCGGCCCCCGAGATCCTTGTGCAGGAGGTCGTCGCCTACCTGCAGAGCAAGGGTTACGGTTCGGTCGAAGAGGTTGAGGTGATGCCTGAAAATGTCCGCTTCGGCCTGCCGCCGGAGATCGTCTCAGCCATTGCAGCCGCACCGCGGCCTGCAGCGAACGCCTGA